The DNA window CATGACGCTACCGTAGTTGCCATAAACTtcgcctcacatgaagataacaCAACAGTTCGTTGCTTCTGAGATTGCCATGTGATCAGATTCtcgttgagataaaacaccatccctctAGTATTTTTTATGTCGTCTATGTCACCTTCTAGGTCATTGTTAGTAAAACCAatgagttcttcaacttctcgtcATTTCTTAACTGAATCCCATAGCTCGTCGTTCCCTTCACATAACGAACAATGTATTTTACTGCctgttggtgtagagtggtaggttgctccatgtatcgactcatTATGGAAACTACATAAGAGATATCGACTCGAATGTGCGTCAAGTACCTGAGACACCCGATGATACACTTATACTCCTTCAGATCCACTAAGTTTCATTCTACATCCTTTTCAAGTTACACATTTGCTTTCATCCTTTTCGGGTTGCAATCCTCTATTGTGAActgtttcaacaccttctttgTATAAGCCGCATGCTTCACCTCGATGCTATCTTTCTTCTGATCCACCTCGATACCAAGGTAGTACGAGAGTAgcccgagatcactcatctcaaactccttcatcatctgCTTTTTAAACTCCTCAACGCCCTTTATACTTGATCCTGTCACGATCAAGTCATCAACATATACGCCAACAATGAGCACTTCTTCTCCATGGTTTCTCGTGCACACATTTTGCTCTTGAGAACATTTCACGAAGTCgagactcatcattctcttgttgaggCAAGTGTTCCACGCCCTTGGTGCTTGACATAGTCCGTAGAGAGCTTTGTATAACTTGTACACCTTGTGCTCTTCATTTTTTATGGTGAAGCCTTTAGGCTGAGCGACGTAGACTTTTTATTTGATGTCACCATTAAGAAATGCTGATTTGACATTCAAGTGGTGGATCTCCCATCCACGGTGAGTTGCAATGGCAAGAATTAGCCTAACTGTGTCAAGTGCAAAGGTCTCTCAAAGTCAATGTCTTGCTTCTGCACATAGTCTGTCACTACCAATCTCGATTTGTGTTTGAGGATGTCGCCTTCtctgtctcttttcaacttgagACCCACTTTAACTCGATGGTCTTGTGACCGGGTGGTAATTCGGTGAGCTCCCATGCCTTGTTTTTCCTGATTGAGTCTAGCTCTTTCTTTATGCCCTCATACCATAGTTGTTCGGTTGTCACCTTGTAATATGTTGTTGGTTCGTCGGTGGTGAGCAACAATAATTCATAACGATCCATCTCTACTAGTGGTGCCTCTACAtagacatctcgtaggattTTTGAACTCTGGATAACTTTGTACGAGCTTTTTGTTGTCGTTACACCACTCCCACTTTTTCTCCTCCTCGAACACGACATCTCTACTCATACGAATTTTCCCGCAAGCTAGATCAAGAAACATGTGCGCCTTGCTTCTGTCTTCGAATTTCACATTTCTGGTGATTTTCTTgtcgagctcattgagcttctctcaATGACCCGTTATATGGTTGATTTctccattgtcaaggtaccacacatcAGTGTGATTATACTCATCGCCATTTGCGATgagtttctccatgactttctcttcattgagcAACAACACCACATCTAGTTTTTCCTTGGACGAATCTTGCAtgaactcttcaaggtttgtctCATCGTCTTCGGGCAAAATATTCATCACTTCCTCTACAAATATTAATGAtggctcctcgtcatagaagctagtgaagTTTGCCTCATCGTCGTGCCTTTTGTTGGGACACTCGGACGCGTAGTGTCCGtacttttgacaagcgtaacaTTTCACTATGCTCTTGTCTTTGCGGGGCTTGGTGTTTTCTTGTCTAGGTGAGCTTTATGCACTACCTCGCCTTAAACCTTACCCTTTTACACGCCCTCGGTTATCTCCACCATTGTCGTTACGACTTGACGATCTAGAAGAATACTTGgcttcttcatttttctttattcgTGACATACATTCATCATGCATGAGCAATAGGTGTTCCTCCTCTTGGTCTCCATATCCGTgaagtctctcctcgtggactttgagaTGACCGACGATCTCATCGACGATtatattcttgaggtcaccaaattgctcgatcgcAGTAACGATATGCATTTATGTTTGTGGTACGACTCTAAGGAACTTTTGACGATGAAGATATCATCAACCTTCTCTCCTAACAAGCGGATACCACTCacgatggatgtcaatttcatggcgaAATCATCCACTAATTCTCCGTTCTTCATGCGAATCTCCTTGAAgtgtgtcttcaaggtttgcacttttGCCTCATTGACTATTTCCACTCCAACATGCATAGTTTTAACGTCTCCCACGCTATCTTGGCAAAATCCTTCTCGGTCACTATGAGAAGGACGTCATCGGGTAGTGTTTGATAAATGGCGCGAGAGCCATTCCATCATTCCGTTCATCGACCTCGTCGAACATCACGACTTTccacactccttgtgcttgtaagtttaccTGCATCTTCAACGCCCACACCGAGTAGATACTCTTTGTGAGTAACAGATAGGAGAGTGTCACGTTCCCTTCTCTTTCGATCTTTATTACCGCCGCATCTCTAGTTGATTTTGATGACATGTTCTTCAgataggctctgataccaaatgttggttCTGATTATCAAATCTTCTAAAAACAATTACGAAGAAAGGAAACGTTGAAAAAATTGGAaaggacaataatatttgttaaagagaAAAACTTTTAATagtcttaagtgttgtatatcaaCTTTTACAAACAACCTTTTACAAAAGTAGATTAGCTTAGAAAttctaaattacttataaaagtccaaaccaattaataattaaataagctctaattgcataaaagacaataaagatcAACAACTTTTAATTACTTACAATCAATGCTTAGACTCACAAAATTGAGTTTTAAGATGATGACGACTCACAAAATTGAGTTTTAAGATGATGATGAAATATTGTTTAAGTCCTTAGACTTTCTCAATTGTTTAAATTGATCTTTTTATACTATGATAAAAATATCTATCTactttaatttcataatatctTTTTGAGAGATTTTCGAGCTCGTTACGTTAGATTTTATATCATGCTTGTTTGTTGATTGTTtgttgatgaacattttttatttatgtttttatttttgctttCAAATGGTTAATTTTGTTGTGTTTTAAGTGTGTTTAGTAACAATATGAATACTCgtatttttgtattgtttttattaatcgatgatcatttatattatattatataactttttaaaaataaaaatattattataatattaattttgtaacttagagttatttctttatttttaatttaaaacactttataataactttttagagtctaattttctctctcaatttGTTGATTTCATATAATTGTATTACAACTCAAGTTATACAAAAACGGTACTTTGGctgtgtttgtgtttgattttgttgatgatttgaaaCTACATGAATTAGGGTTTCCAGTAACAAGAGGAATGAACAGTTTCAATTCGAGTAACGAACGAGGAGGAGGAATAACGAGACTAAACTCTCAACTGAGCTTCACAAGACAAGATGCACTTTCTCTCATATCCGAGGAAGAGGAACACCGAAACAACAACGATAGAAAATCTAATTATAGCACATCCACTTTTGGAGCTGCAGCAGGAGGCTCCTCCAACTGGGATGTTGATTCCAATACTAATATTGCATTTTCTTCTCCAAATAAACGATCAAAGACCATTAATGCCAGCCTCGACTCCATGGAAACACAAGTAATATatgatcatgatcatgcattacatataattaattctCACATCACTTAATTGATCATTTTTGGCATAATGCATGCAGCTTCAGTTTGGCCTTACTCATGATGATCATCATCAGGGAGCTCTGGAAATGAATTCAATGGAGATGAAGTTATTACACAATATCCCTCAAGATTCAGTTCCTTGCAAACTTCGTGCCAAACGAGGTTTCGCCACTCATCCTAGGAGTATCGCGGAAAGAGTGAGTAGTACTACTGCTGTCTGTCAAACAAACAACAATCAActcttaatttgtttaataaaattgtgcAGGAAAGGAGAACTCGAATTAGTGGGAAACTGAAGAAACTTCAAGAACTTGTTCCTAACATGGATAAGGtatgttttgtttaatattcaATTAACAAAAAGactagttttcaaataatcctataTATGGTGTCAGCAAACAAGCTACGCAGACATGTTGGACTTGGCAGTGCAACAAATCAAAGGCCTTCAAACCCAAGTTCAGGTATGttacatgtatatatatcatCAACCAAACTAGAGTTTGATTACGGTTATGTTGTTTCAGAAACTCGAAAATGATATGGAGAATTGCACTTGTGGATGCAAGCCAACCGCGGGCACATCATGATCATGGTGCATGGATTATTGGAAGGATCGATATTCCTAAACAAACAAAAGTTGTCATCTCCAAATAGATGAGATCGATCTTAATAATATTGCACACATATATATAGAGGAGACTAATTAAGAACCGCATGTAAATGGTAACTTTCCCATTTCACTATTCTTCtcgttaatttattaattatgacCCTTTTAATGGCGTTTTTTCCCTTTTCGCCCAATGTGTTCAgaataattataagtttattCTCTTTAATCAATTAAACTAAATGAGCAcaatttttacatgtttaatatCCTTTAGTAatgctattttttttcttgttgatTGTGAATTGTGATAGTGTAAATGAGACTATAAATTGAAGGGTTGACAAACTTTTTTCCAAGTCATTTATAACATTGCCAAGTTCAGAGCTGGAAAGTGACAACAATTGAAAGGTATAGGATCTCAGAATTAATCATACCCCCAATGTAATAAAAATGAAGCTTGTTGAcccgaaaaataaaataaaatggtaaaTAGTCTTCAAGTAACTCAAACTTTGCAGAGAATACCGAAAAATTTATTCGTCATCTTTGTATGGGTACTCCTCTGGTACCTGCTTCAAAAATTTAAGCTGGAGTTCAAACACGTCATCTCCTCTTAGCATATCACGCAGCCACGTGACTTCAGTCTTCATTGACACCTAAACATGTGAAGAAATTGAGTAGTTAAGACAGCATAGAAACAACTCATGATGACATTCAAGCTCATAGAAGTTACAACTATTGAAAACATTCAAAGATCCCAACAAAGAATTTCTTTACTTCCCTAGCTAGATGTAGgtatcaatatataaaaaaaaatcataatgtttttgGATAAAAGGCATTCaatgaagaaaagaaataagaaaCTAATGAATCATCAATCATGTAAgtatattttttggttttggcACTAGTGCTTGCTTACCATCTCTAGAGCTCCTCTAATAATGCCGCTTAAGATGTTGCAATAATGGAGACCTTGGCAAGAATCAGGAAGTTCAACAAAATTCACCAAAGGGTTATCTTCCAAAACAAGGCTACAACATGTGCCATCAACATCCCAGTTTGTAACTGATGCAGTAATTCCTAAGAACATTTTAAACCCAACCTGGCGGTAATAACAACAAACCATTGTTAGCCCACAAAAATCACTTTAAGCCAAAGATTACACAAACAAAACATCAGTTTCTTTCTACACATACTTAGGAACCAACCATAAAGCTTGTCTAATATTTGGTTTAACTAAGAAGGCCTTGTTACATCTTcggttatttgaaataaatttgatacTAAAATCCACATAATTTAACTCAACCAAGGCCCGTTAATACTTTAAACTGAATTAGGAAATGTATGAATCCAGCATTAAAGCAAGAAGCATTgagatttttatttcattaaaggGGAGAAAAAAAGTAGTTCATAGACCTTGGCAATCATTTCAGCTGTTTCCTTGAAATCAACACATCTGGATACATTTGATTTTGCTAGAAACTCATCAATGAGACGAATCCCAATATTATAGCCCCTACAATGGAAGTAGATTTAACATACAATCACCATAAACCAACCAATTGTATGAACATATACTTATGAAAATGCCGAGTAAAGCTGTAAATTTATCCAGTACATAATTATTTACCAAGAACAACATCTTTACACACATTCAGTCAAAGAGCAAGAGAAAGAAATAAGGATTTACATCTGATCCAACTGTTTGTTAACCTCTTCAACCTCCTCTAGATCAGTAAGTAACTGCCGCACAATTGCTCCATATGTAAGAGTGAAGAGCTCGGCATTCTGCAAAGTTGATAAAGTGTAAGCAACAATCCAACTCAACACCATAAATGAAGGAATGCAGATAACATTTCAAGCCAGAGGTCCAACTTCAATACAAAAGATGCTAAAAAACTAACGAAATCCAATTTAACAGCAAATTATCTCAAGTTGATTGAATCAATTTTCACAAcaactaaaaaataatctcaaatctTACCACACGCTCAACACTGGAAAAAATGGCATCTCCAGATCTAGGTGCAGCAGGGGGAGGCATTGAAGAGTCTTCACAGAGTTTCTACAAGACCTGCGTACTTCCTAAGAGAATTCCAAACTGCTAAAATAGGGGTGAGCAATGAGCAATGATCAATTAGAGTCATTTTCTAGTAGAATTAAGCATATCTCCCTACTCTGGTGATCATATCATGTTTTGAAGATGAACTCATAGGAGTTCTTATTGTGGCTGTCATTTTGGTTGGCTTAAAACTAAGAGTCCTCAAATCTAATTCGAAAACCAAACGCACATGGGACTTAGTTCTAAAATTCTATTCTTTTGTCCGAAATGTTAATGGGTTGTGCTTCAATTAGCAAAACTGTGAGATCaatgaataaaaaagaaacCAAACAGAAGTTATCCTTGgaaaatttatgttttcttaattggtttaaattaattaagataattctCTCAATACAGCACCATTTGAACTTTTAAGGCATTGTTTTTGGGAGAGGTTGATTCTCCCTAAAgaaacttgaaaaataaaagcTGTTTTTTCATGTGGGTATCATCAATTCATTTCTGTCATGGGAAAAGGTACAAGAGTTGCATCTTGAATGAGCAGGTATGATGAGTTAGATACTGATCTAAGCTTCAGTTTTATTCCTATTATCACGAAAACTCGATCAATTTCTCATAATGGGGATAAAACAACAAACCTGGGGTTATTACTTCTTCTAGAAATTTGCTCGGATCGGCCGTAAAACACAGAGCCTTCCTCCAGAAACCGGCGGGAACAATCGATTTCGTCGGAGATCGTTTCTCTTCCTGATGAATGAGATTCAGAATCAGTCGATCGATCGACGAGAAGGGTGGATCAATCAGTATTCAGTACTagccttatttttttttttcattgtaaGTTGCTATTTTCGTTTAGACCCTTAAATTggtaaatatattcatataaacccttacaattttatttatgctAAAATGGTCTCTATTTAATGGAAAGATTGTCAAGGCCttcaaatttgttttaaacatgttaaattGAGCCTTAagtctaatatttatttattttcaagacTTTATTATCATTTCTTCTATCAAATGTGTATAAAAAAGTAATTCATAATTCACCTTACATTTGAATGGATTGGTTGACttaaatataagttcaaattgatcggttaattaagatatatattataaaaataggaataaattataatatttaatttattaaaatataaaaataatattttaattatttttatatacaaacttaTAATAAACAGGACAAGAAATGGAcatgaacaaattaaaaatttagagaTAAAATGAGCTTGAAAAACATTTATGTTTgaacttagaaaaaaaaaaaaatatatatatatatatatttatttaaagaatgtcaattttatttattaagttggAGGGagatgtcaaatttatttataaagttgtaaaattctatttatatatattaacttgtcaaaattatttaacatgaGGATAGTCAAACAACGTTAAATTTGTATACACGAGTTATATCTaggtatttattttatatttatacttttaatctatttttttcatttcaaacataCACAAGTTCTTTCTATTTTTAATCTAACTTCTCGCTTCATTATCACCCGTCACCCATTAATAAACTCCCATTGGAGCTCAGGCTCTCGAGCATCATCGGGTAGAGCTCATTGCTCGTTCGCGATTCAATATCGTTCTTGTTAGCTTCAGTATTCTCAATGCCACTTGTAGCGACTGATTTGAATTTTCGGCACATCTTTTCAAATGAATCGATGAATCAATGAATCGatcaatgataaaaaaaaatgaaactcaATTAAAAGCTTTGAAGCCTAGATTCGAGGATCACGCTATAAAAGATCCATATTTAagctttataattttttcttagttAACTCTAGATTTCTTGcctatttattataaaaaaaattataattctgtttaaatattaatattttaaaaaccatAAACAATCCAACATCAAATAAGGTAGAATTTACCTAAAATTGATGGTAGAATTCACAAGTGCAGTTAAAGATATAAAATGTAAGGAATTATTGATTGGAAAGTTTCTATTCCTTTCATAACTCGAGAATTATTGATTGGAAAGTTTCTATTCCTTTCGTAACTCGATATCAGCTGCAAGAAGTAATAAACATCTCCCGTGGAACATCGAAGGAAGCATTCAATCTCCATCTTTGTCTTGGTAAGTTGTCGCCTTAACAAGTTCTGAATAACTCTTAGGGTATGTTTGGATAAgtgaaattggaattggcattgaaattctaatttcaattccatgagaattgacattgaattacaattcaattcttatgtttgggaaaattataaaatagtaattcatcccaattcctatgtttagaaaaaatatagaattataattcaatctgaatataaattaatcatcttCACTTCAATATATTCTCTTGATTTTTACTACGTTGATTTTAATTACAGTcgaacacatttttggcacgtttaacacgtttttcacatatttaacacgttcaacacgttttttacacgtttaacacatttttcacatttttggcacgtttaaacacatttttgacatgtttaacacgttttcacacttaaaacacatgtttaatatgtttttcacgttttaggcacgtttaacacatttttgagatttttaatacgtttaacatatttttcacacgtttaacatatttttcacacgtttaacatatttttcacacgttttgacaagtttaacacatttttggcatatttaacacgtttttgacatttttaacatgtttaacacattttcacacgtttaacatgttttcatgttttttgcacgtttaacacgtttttggcatgtttaacacgttttcacacattttacacatttttgacacgtttaacaagtttttggcacgtttaacacgttttgacaagtttaacacatttatgacACATCTActatatttttaacacattaaacacatttgggcacatttaacatgtttttcacatttttggcatgtttaacccgttttggcacatttgatacatttttggcacgtttaacacatttgataagttttaacacgtttttaacacgtttaacacattttggcacatttaacacgttttggcacgtttaacatgttttgacatgtttaacgacacatttaacacgtctTGGcacttttgacacattttggcacgtttaatacgtttttgacatatttaacgcGTTATACCCCGTTTAACATACTTgtgaaacatttaaaaattttggtccgtttaatttgttttttgttctgtctaatatgtttttgacattattatacgttttttgatccgtttaacataattttgattttttgatattaatttaatattctaattactaaattagttgaGGAAATAATATgtgacaataatattaattatttaaataatatttaaatcattcatactaaataaagtCTTGAATATGGTAAACCatgttaattttcaaaaataaattaattcattaaacgaatcgaaaatattaaatgttgcacaagtgtgttaaacgtgtcaaaaagtgaaaacgtattaaatgtgttaaacatgtaaaaaaaaacttattagatatgtcaaaaacgtgaaaatgttaaacgtgtcaaatatgtgaaaaatgtgttaaacatgccaaaaatgtgtcaaaatatgaaaaacatacgaaacatgctaaaaacgtgttaaaggtgtcaaaacgtgaaaaatgtgccaaaatgtgtcaaaattgtgaaagttaaacatgttaaacgtgtcaaaacatgaaaaacatacgaaacatgctaaaaacgtgttaaaagtgtcaaaacgtgaaaaatgtgccaaaacgtgtcaaaattgtgaaagttaaacatgttaaacgtgtcaaaaacttgttgaacgtgtcaaaaacgtgttaaacgtgtcaaacacgtgtttaacgtgtcaaacatgtaaaaaaatattaaacatgttaaacgtgacataaaagtgtttaatgtgtgaaaaacatgttaaacatgtcaaaaacgtgaaaaacgtgttaaatgtgtcaaaaacgtgttaaacgtgccaaaaatgtgaaaacgtgccaaaacgtgaaaaacgtgttaaatgtgaaaaacatgttaaacgtgtcaaaaatatactaaaacgtgtcaaatacatgaaaaatgtgttaaacatgtcaaaaacatgaaaaacatgttaaacgtgtcaaaaacgtgaaaaacatgttaaacgtgtcaaaaacataccaaaaacgtgtgaaaaacatgttaaacgtgccataacaggttaaacatgtcaaaaacgtgttgaacgtgcaTTAATGTGTTAAGCATgttaaaacgtattaaacgtgtcaaaaacgtgtgaaatgaattaaaacgagttacatacttattaaaactaaaaacgtattaagcgagtcaaaacatgttaaatgaataaaatatttgttaaatgagttaaaaacttgttgaataaataaaaaaattggaattacaattctgaCCTAAAATGATTGGAATTAAGAACTATAAAATTgtctatattgaattccattgtaattttaattttaattctaattcttaatattaaagtgtctaccaaaaataggaattggaattggaccctccaattccaatacCAATTCCAGGGTTAC is part of the Impatiens glandulifera chromosome 1, dImpGla2.1, whole genome shotgun sequence genome and encodes:
- the LOC124922603 gene encoding transcription factor bHLH128-like isoform X1, coding for MYQSSSSSSSSQSSMRPTGLIRYDSAPSSFLSNAVDSVIGHPPGSQPHPKLRVGIGDGNAQTMPPYFLSNSGFNLRTDAAGGPPSLIRHSSSPAGFLNQLAASVSTAPSCSTANNGFPVTRGMNSFNSSNERGGGITRLNSQLSFTRQDALSLISEEEEHRNNNDRKSNYSTSTFGAAAGGSSNWDVDSNTNIAFSSPNKRSKTINASLDSMETQLQFGLTHDDHHQGALEMNSMEMKLLHNIPQDSVPCKLRAKRGFATHPRSIAERERRTRISGKLKKLQELVPNMDKQTSYADMLDLAVQQIKGLQTQVQKLENDMENCTCGCKPTAGTS
- the LOC124922603 gene encoding transcription factor bHLH128-like isoform X2, which codes for MYQSSSSSSSSQSSMRPTGLIRYDSAPSSFLSNAVDSVIGHPPGSQPHPKLRVGIGDGNAQTMPPYFLSNSGFNLRTDAAGGPPSLIRHSSSPAGFLNQLAASVSTAPSCSTANNVTRGMNSFNSSNERGGGITRLNSQLSFTRQDALSLISEEEEHRNNNDRKSNYSTSTFGAAAGGSSNWDVDSNTNIAFSSPNKRSKTINASLDSMETQLQFGLTHDDHHQGALEMNSMEMKLLHNIPQDSVPCKLRAKRGFATHPRSIAERERRTRISGKLKKLQELVPNMDKQTSYADMLDLAVQQIKGLQTQVQKLENDMENCTCGCKPTAGTS
- the LOC124922604 gene encoding trafficking protein particle complex subunit 3-like, with translation MPPPAAPRSGDAIFSSVERVNAELFTLTYGAIVRQLLTDLEEVEEVNKQLDQMGYNIGIRLIDEFLAKSNVSRCVDFKETAEMIAKVGFKMFLGITASVTNWDVDGTCCSLVLEDNPLVNFVELPDSCQGLHYCNILSGIIRGALEMVSMKTEVTWLRDMLRGDDVFELQLKFLKQVPEEYPYKDDE